GTCGGCCAAGAGCGCGTGCGAGCAGCGACGGATGTCCTCGCCCTCGTGACGGAAGAAAACGTTGTGGTCGCCGCCCACGGCGGTGTTGCCGGACCACTCGTAGCCGGGAAAGGCGACGAAACGGCCAGGTTCGTCGAACTCGGCGGTCACTTCGTTCAGACGCTTCCAGAAGCGCCGGTTGATCTGGAAGTCGTTGCCCTGATGGCTCGAAACATCCAGGAAGGCCTTGTTGCGGGCATAGTCGAAATAGCTCTCGACGGTGTTGATTCCGACCGTCTCGCCCGACTGCCCGTGAAGGTCGCCCCAATAGGATGCCAGCCGCGCTTCGCCGATGTGCAGCGGCCCCGCTTCCGCGACCAGTTGCCCGTCGACGTGAACGGCGACGGTGATCGGTTCGCCGGCATCGGCCGACAATCCTTCGAAACGCATCGATTGGCTGTCGGCGTATTCGAACGATTCGGGCAGGCCGTCGACAGGCCGCGAGGGCGCAAGGCGCACCTTGCCGCTTGCCAGCGGCGTCGGGTTGCCCCACGCGTCCTCGGCGCGCAGCCCTAAGAAGAATTCTTCGCCCGGCCGGCGCATCGTCGGCATGACGGCCACCCAGCGATCCGCCTTGCCGGCGACGATCGGCACGAAGAGCTGGTCTTCCAGCGGAACGAAAATGCCGGTTGCCTGCACGTCCGCCAGAACCTTGAACTCGGCGGCGGCCTCGGCGAAGGACTGTACGGCAAGCCCGCGCGAGCCACCGCTCGTATCGCCGAAGACGATAGTGATCGTCTGGCCGGGACGCAGGTAGCCGCCCCGTTGCTGGACGGTGACGGCGCGTGTCCAGGGGCGGTGACCGTTGAGGCCCGTGGACAGTTCCAGACGGCCCTCGCCGTCGCTGTGGGCAGATACATAATTGTCGCCCTTGGGATCGTCGGTCTGAAAATGCAGATCGGTGATGAAGCGAAAGGCGATCCTGATCGCTCCGGTGTCGTCGAGCCCGAGGCGGCCGACCGTATAGGTGACGCGGAAGGTGGCGAAGGAACGGGCGGTCACGGCCGCGGGCGCAGACAGCACCGCCCGGCCCAGCGTCTCAGGGTCGTCGAAGGGGACCGTGTCCGGCCGGAAGTCGCCCACCAGTTCGCGGGCCACCAGCCCTGCGCGGCTCTCCTTGATCGTCTCCGCGCCTTGCGGCGAGGACAAGCGGTCCGGTGCCGAGTCGTTCATCGGATATTTTCCCCGAGCTGCAATCTGGTCGGGATAGCCTGCTTGCTCCCCGGAATCAACTACTATATAGGATTATAGCATTCTTTGACCCACATAGCTATGAAGTGAGACAATTGTTCTGGCGCCGCGCCGGGTACGGCACCGCCAAGCACGAGGGACACGCGCAATGGCCACATTCGAAATCCCGTCCGGCGAAAGACTCCTGGTCGCTGGCCGGGGAGCCGGACAATCAGACGGGCTGCATCAGTGGACCTTCGGCGAGGGCGGATGGCGCGGTGTCCACCTCGCGACCGTCGATCAGCTGGCCTCGCTTGCTCCCCATCGCTCGCTTGCCGTCGTCTACGGGTCGTCGGGCACCGGCGACGAAGGGTTCATCCACGGCTGGCGGCTCGATGGCGAACGGGCGGATCGCATAGGCGGCAAATCGAGCGAGGGACTCTCGCCCTGTCACGTCGCCGTAGACCCCGAAGGCCGGTTTCTCGTCGTGACGAACTACCGGACCAGCGCACTCGGCGTGCAGCGGCTGACACCGCAAGGCGGCTTCGACGGCGAGATCGACCTGATCCCGCTCAGCGGCCGAGGCCTCGATCCGGAGCGCCAGAGCGGCCCACGCCCGCACCAGACCCTGTTTCACCAGGGTCGCGTGTATGTCGTCGACCTCGGCGCCGACCGTGTGCGGGAATTCGAGATCGACAAGGCAGCGACCGGCGAAGCCGGCCTGCGCGAGACCGGCGCAACCCCGGTACCGCCCGGGACCGGTCCGCGACACGGCGTGTGGCTCCCCGACGGCCGACTGGCGATCGCGGCGGAACTCGCCTCGACGATCGTCCTGGGGCGACCAGGCATCGCCGCCGAAGAGTGGGGCGTCACAAAAAGCACCACCCATACCGGACCGGCGAAGACGCGGTTCGATCGCAACTATCCGGGCGACATCCGTTGCTCGGCCGACGGCAGATACGCCTACCTGGCAAACCGCGGCTACGACACGATCGCTACTTTCGACGTCAGCGGCCCCCTGCCCGTCATGGTCTCCGAGATCGATGCCGGCGTGGCATGGCCCCAGCATCTGCTCATCCATGGCGATCACCTCCTCGTCGCGGGGTGGGAATCGTCGCGTGTCGTGGCGATGCCGCTCGTGGACGGCCTGCCGGCGGCTGCCGAACCCGTCTTCGACTGCGGCGGAGCCGGCTGGCTGACCCTCATGCGCTATTGAAGCCGTAGGCGTTCGGGACGCGCCGTCCGGTCCGTCGGTTTCATCGCAAATGGCATGCTGCCCAGTGCCCGGGCCTGACTTCACGCAACGCCGGACTTTCGGAGCGGCAGCGATCGAAGGCATAGGGGCAGCGCGTGCGGAAATGGCAGCCCGACGGCGGATTTGACGGGCTCGGCAGATCGCCCTTGAGGATGATCCGCTTCGGCCGCTTCACCTGCGGGTCGGGAACCGGGATCGCCGAAAGCAGGCATTCGGTATAGGGGTGCTGCGGTTCGCGGAAAAGCGCGTCGCGGTCGCTGAGTTCCACGATCCGGCCGAGATACATGACCGCGATGCGGCGGCTGACGTGGCGCACGACCGCCAGGTCGTGGGCGATGAACAAATAGGCGAGATCGAACTCCTGCTGCAGGTCGGCCAAGAGGTTGATCACCTGCGCCTGGATCGAAACGTCGAGCGAGGAAACCGGCTCGTCGCAGACGATCAGGCGCGGATTGAGGATCAGGGCGCGGGCTATGCCGATACGCTGGCGCTGCCCGCCAGAAAACTCGCTCGCATATTTCGAGCGCGAATCGGGATGGAGCCCCACGCGGCGCATCACCGAGACGACGCGATCCTCGCGCTCCTGCCCTTTTGCGATGCCGTGGATGACGAGCGGTTCGCCAATGATGTCGCCCGCCCTCATGCGTGGATTGAGCGACGAATAGGGATCCTGGAACACGATCTGCATCTCGCGGCGGAACGGCCGCATCTCGGCCTCCGACAGGCCGGTGATGTCCTTGCCTTTCAGCGAGATCGTGCCCGCCGTGGGCGCGATCAGCTTCAGCACGGTGCGGCCGACGGTCGACTTGCCGCAGCCGCTCTCGCCGACAAGTCCCAGCGATTCGCCGTGGTGGACGCCGAAGGAAACACCGTCGACCGCGTAGACCTTGCCTTTGGCGCGCGACAGGATGCCGCCGCCGATGGGGAAGTGCTTCTTGAGGCCCTCGACCTCGAGCAATGGCCGGGATTCCGGGGCTGGCGCCGTGATGTTGGACGGGATGTTCATGCGACGCCCTCCGGCAGACGATCCGAGTGCCAGCATGCCGCCCAGTGCCCCGGGCGCTTCTCCTCGAACAGCGGTACCTCGCGTCGGCACCTGTCGGTGGCGAAGGCGCAGCGGGGTGCAAACAGGCAACCCGGCGGCGGGTCGAGAAGCATCGGCACCATCCCCGGAATTTCGTTGAGCCTCACAGGACCGGCGACGCCTGCGTCGTTGCCGTCAAGGCGCGGGATGGAACCGAGCAGGCCCCGCGTATAGGGATGGCGCGGCGCCGCGAACAACGCCGTCGTCGCCGCCTCCTCCACCTTCCTGCCGGCATACATGACCACGACGCGGGTGGTATTCTCGGCAATGACACCCATGTCGTGCGTGATCAGGATTATGGCGGTCCCCAGCCGCTCCTGCAGCTCCCGCATCAGGTCGAGCACCTGTGCCTGGATGGTGACGTCGAGCGCCGTGGTCGGCTCGTCGGCGATCAGGACCTGGGGATTGCAGGACAGCGCCATGGCGATCATCACCCGCTGGCGCATGCCTCCGGATAGCTGATGCGGAAATTTGTGGATCGCCGTTTCGGCTTCCGGGATGTTGACCAGCCGGATCATCTCCACCACCCGATCGAGCGCGTCGCGACGCGACAGGCCGGCATGGATCTCCAGGGGCTCCCCTATCTGCCGGCCGATGGTGAGCAGCGGGTTGAGCGACGTCATCGGCTCCTGGAAGATCATCGAGATCCGGTTGCCGCGGATGGTGCGCATCTCGCGCTCCGGAAGCGCGAGAAGATCCTTCCCCTCGAAGATGGCCGAGCCTCCGACGATCCTGCCCGGCGGCTCGGGAATCAGGCGCAGCAGCGACATCGCCGTCACGCTCTTGCCGCAGCCCGACTCGCCGACGACGCCGAGCGTTTCGCCTCGGTTCACAGCATAGGAGGCGCCGTCCACGGCCTGCACGATGCCTCTCGGCGTGCGGAACTGGACGCGCAGCTGCTCGAGCGAGAGAATCGGTTCGCCGTCGCGGTCGTCCCGGGCCGGCAACATGTTCATGCCCGACCGTCCGGCTCGCAGAAAGCTTCGCGACCGCACGACCACCGAATGGAGCCTGTCGTCTTCATGCCTATTTTGCTGCCCCGTGGAGCCGGATGCGCGGATCGATGACGGAATACAGGATGTCCGTCACCAGGTTCGACACGATGACCAGCACGATAAAGACGAGGAAGGTCGCCTGGACGACCGGGAAATCACGGTTGTTGATCGCCCCGAGCATGAGTTGTCCCAGCCCCGGCCAGGCGAAGATCACTTCCACGATGATGGTTCCGGACAGCAGGCGCCCGAAATGCACGCCGAGTGCGGTGACTACCGGAATGAGAGCATTGCGCAGAGCGTGACGCGTGACGATGAGCCGGCCCGGAACCCCTTTGCTGCGCGCGGTGCGGATGTAGTCCTCCGTAAGGATCTCCGCCATCGAGGTGCGCACGAAGCGCGTCAGGATCGCCGCCATGTAGAGGGACAGCGTAAGCGCCGGCATGAATACCAGTTGCGCGAACCGCAGTGGTGACTCGGCCGGCGACACATAGCCGCCGGCCGGCAGCCAGTTCAGGTTCACGGCGAAGAGCAGCACCAAAAGGATACCGAGCCAGAAATGCGGGATCGATATCGCCACGGAGGTCACGATGGAGACGAAGCGATCGAACCAGCGTCCTCTTTGCAATGCCGTGAAGATGCCGAGCGGGAACGAGATGGCGATCGCCATCATCATCGCCACGACGGCCAGCGACAGGGTCGCCGGAATCCGGCTGACGAGCAGTTCCCTCACCGTAAAGTCGGACATGACGGACCTGCCGAAGTCCCCGGTGACGACTCCCGCGGCCCACCGCAGATACTGCCGCCAGAGAGGCAGGTTGAGGCCCAGGCGCTCGCGCATCGCCTCGATGGTCTCGGTCGGCGCCTCGACCCCGAGCAGCATGAGGACGGGATCGCCTTCGGCCATGTGGATGACCAGGAAGACCGGGATCGAGGCGAGCACGATCACCGGGATCGCGGCGAGCAGACGACGGACCACATAGGAGATCATCCGGCACTCCTGAGGACGCGGCGCGGATTGTACATCTCGGCCAGCGCGTCGGAGATGAAACTGATCGTCATCAGGAACATGGTCAGCAGCAGTCCGGGAAAGATCGCGTACCAGGCGGCGTCGGAGAGGAAGGGCCGTGAATCCCGCAGCATGGTGCCGAGGGATGCCTGCGGCGGCTGCGCGCCGAGCCCGAGGAAGCTCAGTCCCGCCTCGATGATCATGGCGTCGGCCATGGTCAGCGTCACCTGGACGAGGATGATCGGGAAGATGTTGGGCAGAAGATGGCGCACGAGGATGCGGATCGGAGAAGCGCCGATCGCCCGCGCGGCGAGCGTGTATTCCTTCTCCTGTTCGCTCAAGACCCCTGCCCGCGCCAGCCTGGCGATGAGCGGGACGTTGATGATGGCGGCCGCCAGCGCGGCGTTGACGACGCCCTTGCCCATAAGCACGGCCACGGCGATTCCGAAAAGCAGGCCCGGAAAGGACAGGATCGTGTCGAATATCCTGCCGAGAATGCCGTCTACCGGCCCCCGCAGATATCCGGCGATCATGCCGAGCGCCGTGCCCAGCAGTCCCGCAAGCAGGGCCGCGAGCAGACCCGTCACCAGCGAAAGCTGGGCGCCGTAGAGGCAGCGCGACAGGAGGTCCCGACCGAGATCGTCCGTCCCGAACCAGAAGCCCGGGCGCGGCCCGAGCAGTTCCTCGCCATAGTATTGATGGGTCGGCGGATGCGGGCTGACGAGCGGGGCCGCAAGCACAACGAGGCCGAGCACGGCCAGAACGACGAGGCTGGCAAATCCTGCCCTGTCCTGTCGGAAGCGCTGCCACCCCGACGGCGCCGCCGCCTGTACGCCCGAGACGGATTCCATCGGGATGGTCATGCAGCGTTCCGCGACGGGGCTCGGGATCTGCTCGCCATCAAACGTCCTCCTCGCGCCCAAGTACTATGTATGACTATAGCACTTCGCTCGCGGCGGTCAAGGCAACACACCCTCGTCGCAGCAGAGGTCAAGACGCGCCGAGCCGTCCGGATCATCGGGCGGGACGAGAGAAATCTGTCCGGGCAGCCGCACTGTCGCGAAGCCACCGATGCGCCGCGTCTTGCGTGGAAACGAGAGGTATCTTCAGGAAATGGAGCGCACCTGCTCGTCGGACAGGCGTGGTCTGCTCAGCCGAGCGCGGCGTAGCCGCCGTCGAGCAGCAGTGCCGTGCCGGTGACGAAATCACTCGCCGGACTGGCCAGGAAGACCGCGATCCCCTCGCAGTCGTCGAGGGTCCCCCATCGCCCCGCGGGCGTGCGCGAAAGCACCCGCTCCTCGGTGCCGGGAACCTCCTGCCTGGCCGATTTCGCCATGTCGGTGTCGATGTAGCCCGGAAGGATCGCGTTGACCTGAATGTTGTCGCGCCCCCACGCGCAGGCCAGCGATTTCGTCATCTGCAGCAGTCCACCCTTGCTGGCGGCATAGGCGGTCGTGAAGGGCGCGCCCAGGATCGAGGCGTGCGACCCGACATTGATGACCTTGCCCGCGCCGAGGCGCCGGAATTCGGAATAGGCCGACTGGCACGTCCAGAACGCGCTGGAAAGGTTCGTGTCGATGACGAGCCGCCAATCCTCCGTCGTGTGGTCCTGCGGCAGCTTGCGCATCGGAACACCTGCATTGTTGACGAGTATGTCGAGGCGGCCGAAGCGTTCGAGGGTGCGCGGCGCGAGCGAGCGTGCATCCGATTCCCGGGACAGGTCGGCGACGACCGAATCGCAATCGACGCCGATTGCCGAAAGGTCCGCGACGGCGGCGGCATTCTTTTGCGCGTTGCGTCCGGCAATCATGATCCGGGCTCCCGCCCGCGCAAGGCCCCGCGACATGCCGAGGCCGATGCCGCCGTTTCCACCCGTCACGAGGGCGACCTTGCCGCCGAGATCGAAACACTTCATGTCGCGATTTCCTGTTTTCTCGGGGCGCGCGGCGGCGTCAGACCATCAGGTCGCCGCCGTTGATGTCAAGCGACGCACCGGTGATGTAGGCGGCATTGTCGGAGGCGAGAAAGCAGACCAGGTCGGCGACTTCTTCGGGCAGGCCGAGGCGCTTGATCGGGAAGGAGCCGGCGTAGGCGTCGATGCGCTCCTGTCCGATGCTGTTGCGCACCATGGGCGTGTCGATCAGGCCGGGGCAGACGGCATTCACCGTTATCCCGTCGCCGGCGACCTCCTTGGCAAAATGCCGCGTCAGCCCAAGGACGCCGGCCTTGGCCGCCGTGTAGTGCGCGCCGCCGAGCGTGGACACGTTCTTGCCGGCGGTCGAGGAGAAATTGACGATACGTCCCCACCCCCTGCCGCGCATCGATGGCAGCACTGCCTGTGAACAGAGGAACGTCCCCTTCATGTTTACCCCCACGACGAGGTCCCATTCGGCTTCCGATATCCCGGCGACCTCGGTCGGTTTCAATATGCCGGCGCTGTTGATCAGGATGTCGATCGAACCGAACTTTTCGAGCGCGGTGCCGACCAGGCGTTCCACGCTGGCGCCATTCGCGACATCACCCATCGCGGAGACGGCCTCGGCGCCCAAGGAACGGAGCTCGCGCACGACCGCTTCGGCGCCGGTTGCGCTAAGGTCGTTGATGACGATGCGGTGCCCCTTGCGCGCAAGCTCGATCGCGCAGGCCCGTCCCATGCCCTGGGCAGCGCCGGTGACGATTGCGACTCGATCGGCCATGTTCAGGTCCCCCCTGTAGGCGGGGCTCCTTCAAGGCCCCGCCCGGTCATCAGCGATCAGTCGACATGCGCGAATTCGAGGGTGAGGAAACCTTCCAGCGAATAGCGGATGTCTTTGATCTTGCTGTTGTAGGCAAAGAGGGTCGGCGCCGTGGCGACCGGCACGGTGAACTGCTCCTCGCGTATCAGCTTGTTGATCTCCCCGTAGATCTCGCGCCGCTTGGCCTCGTCCAGCGTCGATGCGCCCGCCGTCACGAGATCGGTGTAGCGCTGGGATTCGAATCCGGAGGTCATGCCTTTCGGACGCCAGGTCGAGGTCATGCCGAGCATGGCGGCGGGATCGCGGATCGCCCGGCCGGTCTGCGACATGATGATCTGGAAGCCCAGATTGTTGTGCAGCTTGACGTATTCGGCGGTCTCGGTGTCGCGAACCGTCGCCCTGATGCCGATCTCGGCGAAATCGTGCTGCATGATCTCGGCGAGCTTCGTCATGCCGAAATACCACTGCGTCGAGGTGATGATCTCGACGTCGAGGCCATCGGGATAGCCGGCTTCCGTCAACAGCTGCTTGGCCTTGACCAGGTCGAACTCGCAGCTCGCCTCGAGCTTCGCGTCATAGGCGATGTTGCTTTCCTTGACCCAGGGCATGCACATCGGCTTGGCCATGCCGGCAAGGACCACGCGCACGAAGCGGTCGCGGTTGACCGCATGGGTGAAGACCCGGCGCAGCGCGGCATTGGAGAACGGCTCTTTCGTCGTGTTGAAGACGAAATTGTAGAAGATGCCGGTCGTCGCCGTATCGACCTGGAAGCCGAGAGAGCGAAGATTTTCCGCATCGCGGACCGGGAAATTGCTGATGGCATGGACGGTGTTCGATTCGAGATTGAGGAGCACCGCCTGCGTGTCGGGCACGATGCGGTACTCGATCTCCTGGATGACCGGGCCGGGCTTGCGCCAGTAGTCCTTGAAGGGGCGCAGGGTCAGGCTCTGCCCCGGCACACGCTCGGCGAGCACGTAGGGACCGGTCCCGATCGGCTGCTTGCGATGCAGTTCGAACTGGTCGTCATCGATAATGTAGAGCATGTCGAGGAGATCGAAGACCGCCGGGTTCGGCGCGTTGAGCACGAGTTCCACGGTATGCGGATCGACGACGCGCACCTCCTTGACCGTGGCGGCGATCGGCTTCAGGTTGGCGTGCACGTCGGGATCCAAGGCCCGCGCGAGGCTTCTCTTGACGTCTTCGGCGACGAATTCACGCCCGCTCTGGAACTTGACGCCGGCGCGCAGCTTGAGCGTCATCACCGTTCCGTCCTCCGAGAAGCTCCAGCTTTCGGCGAGTTCAGGTTCCGGCGCCTGCGTCTCGGGGTTCTTCCTGACCAGCACGTTGTAGAACTGGGCGAAGAACGGGAAATTGTTGATCGCCGTGTCCCAGGGCTGGAAATGTGTCGGATCGGCCGTGACGCCGATGACGATCTTCTCGTTGCTTTGCGCTCCCGCCTGGATGATCCCCAGGCCCAGCATGGCAAGCGACAGGATCGTCGCCCGCAGTGCATTCATCGGGTTCAATCTCATGGTTCCCTCTTGTCGCGTGATTCCGCAGCCATCGATCCGACAGGTCGATTGCCGCCGCCCCCTTCCACGCGTTTTCAAGCGAGGCGACATGCGCTCCTTTATATAGTCCTCTATAGGACTATAAGACGAAGCGCATTGCAAGGCAAAATGCTGAACTTTATGGATTTCGGCGGCCGCTAGACGTCGTGGATCGGGCCCGGCGCGCTGAGGCCCATGCGCAGCGCCTCGGTCTCCCACACCGCATCCGGCAGGATGTTCGCGAGATTGACGTCGGGTCCGAACGTCTTCACGAGGAAGACCTTGAGCGCGTAGACGTCCGTGTGATGGGTGCCCGGGATCCACGGCCCGCTCAGTTCGAAGATCACGCGACTCAGGTCGAGCCCTTCCTTCAGTCCCGCGATCAGCGCCTGGTCCGGCTGGCGGTTGCGCAGCAACTCGGCGCCTTCGACCAGAATGACATTGGCCCCGGCGTCGAAGTCGCGCGTCGCCTGCGCGACCAGCGCCTCGGCAGTCGACGCGTCGTGTTTCGAGCCCACCTCGGCATGGACCTCCAACCCGCGCGACAACGCCATTTTGATGATTTTCCGGCGATTCTCCTCGGAGATGGGAACGATGTTGTCGGAAACTT
This region of Chelativorans sp. AA-79 genomic DNA includes:
- a CDS encoding DUF3604 domain-containing protein, coding for MNDSAPDRLSSPQGAETIKESRAGLVARELVGDFRPDTVPFDDPETLGRAVLSAPAAVTARSFATFRVTYTVGRLGLDDTGAIRIAFRFITDLHFQTDDPKGDNYVSAHSDGEGRLELSTGLNGHRPWTRAVTVQQRGGYLRPGQTITIVFGDTSGGSRGLAVQSFAEAAAEFKVLADVQATGIFVPLEDQLFVPIVAGKADRWVAVMPTMRRPGEEFFLGLRAEDAWGNPTPLASGKVRLAPSRPVDGLPESFEYADSQSMRFEGLSADAGEPITVAVHVDGQLVAEAGPLHIGEARLASYWGDLHGQSGETVGINTVESYFDYARNKAFLDVSSHQGNDFQINRRFWKRLNEVTAEFDEPGRFVAFPGYEWSGNTAVGGDHNVFFRHEGEDIRRCSHALLADRSDSHLDAADLDALYRALAGKDSVMYAHVGGRYANLAFGHDPVLETAVEIHSDWGTFEWMLTDSFDLKRRVGVVANSDSHDARPGASYPGTGGFGAYGGLTCFLAERLDRDAIFEAMRRRHHYATSGCRLHIELGVELGSGGLVFERDPNVAPGIAGIPSATAMMGDIARTSAERVRLSFRVAGTMGIERVEVRNGDRPVDTVRGYGETDLGRRLRVRWAGAEYRGRGRTTSWEGEASFSRARIERFDKIAIWNHERRFSLADASRLRFEAPVAGNLAGFDAWLSEPAGRVRIETNHGTLEAELEQMGVEDRILDAGGLHRCLMAYRLPDEPIAREIAHACEIDIVPGRDNPIWIAVVTENGHQAWTSPVYVLPA
- a CDS encoding beta-propeller fold lactonase family protein is translated as MATFEIPSGERLLVAGRGAGQSDGLHQWTFGEGGWRGVHLATVDQLASLAPHRSLAVVYGSSGTGDEGFIHGWRLDGERADRIGGKSSEGLSPCHVAVDPEGRFLVVTNYRTSALGVQRLTPQGGFDGEIDLIPLSGRGLDPERQSGPRPHQTLFHQGRVYVVDLGADRVREFEIDKAATGEAGLRETGATPVPPGTGPRHGVWLPDGRLAIAAELASTIVLGRPGIAAEEWGVTKSTTHTGPAKTRFDRNYPGDIRCSADGRYAYLANRGYDTIATFDVSGPLPVMVSEIDAGVAWPQHLLIHGDHLLVAGWESSRVVAMPLVDGLPAAAEPVFDCGGAGWLTLMRY
- a CDS encoding dipeptide ABC transporter ATP-binding protein, which translates into the protein MNIPSNITAPAPESRPLLEVEGLKKHFPIGGGILSRAKGKVYAVDGVSFGVHHGESLGLVGESGCGKSTVGRTVLKLIAPTAGTISLKGKDITGLSEAEMRPFRREMQIVFQDPYSSLNPRMRAGDIIGEPLVIHGIAKGQEREDRVVSVMRRVGLHPDSRSKYASEFSGGQRQRIGIARALILNPRLIVCDEPVSSLDVSIQAQVINLLADLQQEFDLAYLFIAHDLAVVRHVSRRIAVMYLGRIVELSDRDALFREPQHPYTECLLSAIPVPDPQVKRPKRIILKGDLPSPSNPPSGCHFRTRCPYAFDRCRSESPALREVRPGHWAACHLR
- a CDS encoding ABC transporter ATP-binding protein: MNMLPARDDRDGEPILSLEQLRVQFRTPRGIVQAVDGASYAVNRGETLGVVGESGCGKSVTAMSLLRLIPEPPGRIVGGSAIFEGKDLLALPEREMRTIRGNRISMIFQEPMTSLNPLLTIGRQIGEPLEIHAGLSRRDALDRVVEMIRLVNIPEAETAIHKFPHQLSGGMRQRVMIAMALSCNPQVLIADEPTTALDVTIQAQVLDLMRELQERLGTAIILITHDMGVIAENTTRVVVMYAGRKVEEAATTALFAAPRHPYTRGLLGSIPRLDGNDAGVAGPVRLNEIPGMVPMLLDPPPGCLFAPRCAFATDRCRREVPLFEEKRPGHWAACWHSDRLPEGVA
- a CDS encoding ABC transporter permease codes for the protein MISYVVRRLLAAIPVIVLASIPVFLVIHMAEGDPVLMLLGVEAPTETIEAMRERLGLNLPLWRQYLRWAAGVVTGDFGRSVMSDFTVRELLVSRIPATLSLAVVAMMMAIAISFPLGIFTALQRGRWFDRFVSIVTSVAISIPHFWLGILLVLLFAVNLNWLPAGGYVSPAESPLRFAQLVFMPALTLSLYMAAILTRFVRTSMAEILTEDYIRTARSKGVPGRLIVTRHALRNALIPVVTALGVHFGRLLSGTIIVEVIFAWPGLGQLMLGAINNRDFPVVQATFLVFIVLVIVSNLVTDILYSVIDPRIRLHGAAK
- a CDS encoding ABC transporter permease, whose protein sequence is MTIPMESVSGVQAAAPSGWQRFRQDRAGFASLVVLAVLGLVVLAAPLVSPHPPTHQYYGEELLGPRPGFWFGTDDLGRDLLSRCLYGAQLSLVTGLLAALLAGLLGTALGMIAGYLRGPVDGILGRIFDTILSFPGLLFGIAVAVLMGKGVVNAALAAAIINVPLIARLARAGVLSEQEKEYTLAARAIGASPIRILVRHLLPNIFPIILVQVTLTMADAMIIEAGLSFLGLGAQPPQASLGTMLRDSRPFLSDAAWYAIFPGLLLTMFLMTISFISDALAEMYNPRRVLRSAG
- a CDS encoding glucose 1-dehydrogenase → MKCFDLGGKVALVTGGNGGIGLGMSRGLARAGARIMIAGRNAQKNAAAVADLSAIGVDCDSVVADLSRESDARSLAPRTLERFGRLDILVNNAGVPMRKLPQDHTTEDWRLVIDTNLSSAFWTCQSAYSEFRRLGAGKVINVGSHASILGAPFTTAYAASKGGLLQMTKSLACAWGRDNIQVNAILPGYIDTDMAKSARQEVPGTEERVLSRTPAGRWGTLDDCEGIAVFLASPASDFVTGTALLLDGGYAALG
- a CDS encoding SDR family NAD(P)-dependent oxidoreductase; amino-acid sequence: MADRVAIVTGAAQGMGRACAIELARKGHRIVINDLSATGAEAVVRELRSLGAEAVSAMGDVANGASVERLVGTALEKFGSIDILINSAGILKPTEVAGISEAEWDLVVGVNMKGTFLCSQAVLPSMRGRGWGRIVNFSSTAGKNVSTLGGAHYTAAKAGVLGLTRHFAKEVAGDGITVNAVCPGLIDTPMVRNSIGQERIDAYAGSFPIKRLGLPEEVADLVCFLASDNAAYITGASLDINGGDLMV
- a CDS encoding ABC transporter substrate-binding protein; amino-acid sequence: MRLNPMNALRATILSLAMLGLGIIQAGAQSNEKIVIGVTADPTHFQPWDTAINNFPFFAQFYNVLVRKNPETQAPEPELAESWSFSEDGTVMTLKLRAGVKFQSGREFVAEDVKRSLARALDPDVHANLKPIAATVKEVRVVDPHTVELVLNAPNPAVFDLLDMLYIIDDDQFELHRKQPIGTGPYVLAERVPGQSLTLRPFKDYWRKPGPVIQEIEYRIVPDTQAVLLNLESNTVHAISNFPVRDAENLRSLGFQVDTATTGIFYNFVFNTTKEPFSNAALRRVFTHAVNRDRFVRVVLAGMAKPMCMPWVKESNIAYDAKLEASCEFDLVKAKQLLTEAGYPDGLDVEIITSTQWYFGMTKLAEIMQHDFAEIGIRATVRDTETAEYVKLHNNLGFQIIMSQTGRAIRDPAAMLGMTSTWRPKGMTSGFESQRYTDLVTAGASTLDEAKRREIYGEINKLIREEQFTVPVATAPTLFAYNSKIKDIRYSLEGFLTLEFAHVD
- a CDS encoding phosphosulfolactate synthase, with the translated sequence MAEVFTMVPLPAGRSRTKPRRQGLTMMMDWGMPIESQASLLGLVAPHVDLAKIVVGTARLYEESYLRRKLATYRDHDIAPFIGGQFLEYVIRKQGVGGVDAFLDEACRLGFGAIEVSDNIVPISEENRRKIIKMALSRGLEVHAEVGSKHDASTAEALVAQATRDFDAGANVILVEGAELLRNRQPDQALIAGLKEGLDLSRVIFELSGPWIPGTHHTDVYALKVFLVKTFGPDVNLANILPDAVWETEALRMGLSAPGPIHDV